The region ATAGCGAAACCCGATTAAACGGGCCTTTATGTTCTATTACCTTTCGCAGGCAACACTTCTGACACTTCAGCAACTGTCTGATTGAAGCGGTCTGTTTCAAGTTCAACACCGATCGCACGGCGGCCAAGTTTCACCGCTTCTTTAACCGTAGAACCTGAGCCCATAAAGAAATCAGCGATCAGATCACCGGGCCTGCTGCTGGCGTTGATAATGTCCCTGAGCATGTCAGCAGGTTTTTCACAGGGATGTTTACCAGGGTAGAACTGCACCGGCTTGTATGTCCATACGTCCGTATACGGAACCGCTGCGGTTACGGAAAAGGTACGCCGTAGCGATTTGTATTCTTCCAGTAGCTGGCAGTATTTTCGGTTAAGCGAATGGTACGTGACCACCAGCTGATGGTGTGGCTGAACCAGCCCACTCCGCTGATGCTTCTCTGACGCTATGCGCGTGAACAGCGCCTGCAACTTCAGGTAATCAGCTTCGCCCGGTAGTTGCCACTGGCTGGCGCCGAACCAGTGCGAAACCATATTCTTCTTGCCGGTGGCGTCTGCAATTTCCTTTGCCGTCACGCCAAGTGATGCGCGGGCGTTCCGGAAATATTCAATCAGGGGAGCCATCAGGCTTTGCTTTAGCTCAGTCCCTTTCTGCTCATATCCATCATCTTTAGGTCGGTACGGCCCCAGATAATGTTCGGCGAAAAGAATCCGCTCAGTCGCCGGGAAGTAAGCCCGCAGGCTTTCTTTATTACAGCCGTTCCACCTTCCGGACGGTTTCGCCCAGATGATGTGATTCAGCACGCTGAACCGGCGGCGCATCATCAGTTCGATATCTGCCGCAAGCCTGTGGCCGCAAAACAGATAGATGCTGCCCGATGGTTTGAGGACTCGCCAGAATTGCGCCAGGCAGCCATCAAGCCACGTTAGATAATCCTCGTCGCCTTTCCACTGATTGTCCCAGCCGTTCGGCTTGACCTTGAAGTAAGGCGGATCGGTAACAATCAGGTCAATTGAGTTATCTGGAAGAGTTGCGATGTAATGCAGGCAGTCAGCATTGATTAAATCAACACTGTTTAAATTTACAGTATTTTTCATGGATCAGTCAGCGGGACTCTGATAGGCTCACTATGCTTTTGCGCTAAAGCGGTGGGCCCTGGTTCGCTTGTGACCTCAAACATGAGCGAATGGCTGGTCGGGTGCTACAACACCCACCAGCCGCCCATTTCCACAAAAAGAAAACCCCGCTTAAGCGAGGTTACGAAATGCTTTAAGTTGGTGTCCAAGAGACCACTCTTAGCATACTATATTGAAAAATGCGGACCGCAGTAGTATTTTTTTGCCTAAGACGAATATAGTTATGAAATGAACATAAGCCAGAAGGATAACATATGGATTTTGCTATCAATTTTTCTGATAGAGATGAATTTCAAAGACAAAGCATAGCAAGCAATATAATCAAGTTAATCGATTCAGAAATAGATATATCACCACTAGTAATTGACGGCGCATGGGGGACTGGTAAAACAGAGTTTAGTTTAAAATTAAAATCACTCATATTAAATGAAATGGATGCACATGTTATTTATATAGACGCATTTAAAAGTGACCATACAGATGCCCCTATAATAAACATAGCGGCGGCCATATATTCATTAATCCCTGAAAAAGACAAAAAAACATTTTTAGAAAAAT is a window of Enterobacter sp. R4-368 DNA encoding:
- a CDS encoding site-specific DNA-methyltransferase codes for the protein MKNTVNLNSVDLINADCLHYIATLPDNSIDLIVTDPPYFKVKPNGWDNQWKGDEDYLTWLDGCLAQFWRVLKPSGSIYLFCGHRLAADIELMMRRRFSVLNHIIWAKPSGRWNGCNKESLRAYFPATERILFAEHYLGPYRPKDDGYEQKGTELKQSLMAPLIEYFRNARASLGVTAKEIADATGKKNMVSHWFGASQWQLPGEADYLKLQALFTRIASEKHQRSGLVQPHHQLVVTYHSLNRKYCQLLEEYKSLRRTFSVTAAVPYTDVWTYKPVQFYPGKHPCEKPADMLRDIINASSRPGDLIADFFMGSGSTVKEAVKLGRRAIGVELETDRFNQTVAEVSEVLPAKGNRT